The Flavobacteriales bacterium genome includes a region encoding these proteins:
- a CDS encoding sigma-70 family RNA polymerase sigma factor, giving the protein MSAKGQVEISGEVIEGCCRNDKKCQKIVYETYYKSMYAICLRYSSNADEAKDLLHEGFMKLFKNISSFSGTSSFSAWIKRLFTNNCIDYVRSAYKKYIHYFEEIYTEETNEMMYEEEEEISQKAVLEAMSKLRPDYKIVLNLYAIENLSHSEIAQELGIEESSSRSKLSRARAALKKLLNIG; this is encoded by the coding sequence ATGTCGGCTAAAGGACAAGTTGAAATTTCGGGTGAAGTTATTGAGGGGTGCTGCCGCAACGACAAAAAATGTCAAAAAATAGTTTACGAAACCTATTATAAATCGATGTACGCAATTTGTTTGAGATACAGTTCAAATGCCGATGAAGCAAAAGATTTGCTTCACGAAGGTTTTATGAAACTTTTTAAAAACATATCGTCTTTTAGTGGTACATCCTCCTTTTCGGCTTGGATAAAACGCTTGTTTACAAACAATTGCATCGATTATGTTCGGTCGGCTTACAAAAAATATATCCACTATTTTGAAGAAATTTATACTGAAGAAACCAACGAAATGATGTATGAAGAAGAGGAAGAAATTTCACAAAAAGCTGTTTTGGAAGCAATGAGTAAACTAAGACCCGATTATAAAATAGTGCTCAATCTGTATGCCATCGAAAATTTGAGTCATAGTGAAATAGCTCAAGAATTAGGAATTGAAGAATCGTCTTCTCGTTCAAAATTATCACGAGCCAGAGCGGCGTTAAAAAAATTGTTGAACATTGGCTAA
- a CDS encoding T9SS type A sorting domain-containing protein translates to MKSLYKSVLFTVGMMIGAFAFGQTTVSSIISSNQTWTAAGSPYLLSSNALIEQGVTVTVEPGTIIQGGTSLYRLIVDGEFKAIGKKDSAITIKKITVEFSKKAVDYDSSSKTGSQFQYVYFEGSSTGGDRSIYTTSTSLLVRNCKFIDGYYNIYAYSSYPDTIDVFIENSVFRGVTNKYGYACYASGGNIRLFMTDCYADNLYGMYLPYTATIIRSSFNNMSSYNAIYASNIRKLKLQCNSFTNFPNTVLNLYFGKDAEVEITQNTFDSGAYFMSIGSYKPAKFVVENNNFLFATKNTIKISGGSTPGKADTLNFKNNYWGTTNAAAISGGIWDFADDITIGGYVDYSNYLSAAQTTCSLGGTIGGADTSSIHGGQVAVQNIQNTRVKMYPNPASNQVHFDFNGEKISTIRMFDLQGKLIVEESVLNNNHTLYLNSINDGLYLLELSGDNKVAQQKLVVKH, encoded by the coding sequence ATGAAAAGTCTTTACAAATCTGTTTTATTTACTGTTGGTATGATGATTGGGGCTTTTGCCTTTGGGCAAACCACCGTTTCATCCATTATTTCATCAAATCAAACATGGACCGCCGCCGGAAGCCCATACTTGCTCTCTTCAAATGCTCTGATTGAACAAGGGGTAACTGTAACGGTTGAGCCGGGAACAATCATTCAAGGTGGAACAAGTCTATATAGACTTATTGTTGATGGCGAGTTTAAAGCAATCGGGAAAAAGGATTCGGCCATAACCATCAAAAAAATTACTGTAGAATTTAGCAAAAAAGCTGTTGACTATGATTCATCATCAAAAACGGGGTCACAATTTCAATATGTTTATTTTGAAGGCAGCAGCACTGGTGGCGATCGAAGTATTTATACCACAAGCACCTCGCTATTGGTAAGAAATTGTAAGTTTATCGATGGTTACTACAATATTTATGCTTATTCAAGCTATCCGGATACTATTGATGTTTTTATTGAAAATTCTGTTTTCAGAGGGGTTACCAATAAATATGGTTATGCATGTTATGCATCTGGGGGTAATATCAGATTGTTTATGACCGATTGTTATGCCGACAATTTGTATGGAATGTATTTGCCTTATACGGCAACCATTATTCGATCAAGTTTTAACAACATGTCCTCATACAATGCCATTTATGCTTCCAATATCCGAAAACTGAAATTGCAGTGTAACTCATTTACCAACTTCCCAAATACTGTTTTGAATCTTTATTTTGGAAAAGATGCGGAGGTAGAAATTACTCAAAACACTTTCGATTCAGGTGCTTACTTTATGTCGATTGGTAGCTACAAACCTGCCAAATTTGTTGTCGAAAACAATAATTTCCTGTTTGCTACTAAAAATACGATAAAAATTTCTGGTGGTAGTACACCCGGAAAAGCAGATACTCTAAATTTCAAAAATAACTATTGGGGAACTACCAATGCAGCGGCTATATCAGGTGGCATCTGGGATTTTGCAGATGATATAACTATTGGCGGATATGTTGATTATTCAAACTATTTGTCGGCAGCCCAAACTACTTGCAGTCTTGGAGGCACCATCGGCGGAGCAGATACATCCTCTATTCATGGCGGACAAGTAGCCGTTCAAAATATTCAAAACACTCGGGTTAAAATGTATCCGAACCCTGCCAGCAATCAGGTTCATTTCGATTTTAATGGTGAAAAAATTTCAACCATCAGAATGTTTGACCTACAAGGCAAATTGATTGTTGAAGAATCTGTTTTGAATAATAATCATACACTTTATCTTAATTCTATAAACGATGGGCTTTATCTACTCGAATTGAGTGGAGACAACAAAGTTGCCCAGCAAAAATTGGTCGTAAAACACTAA